A window of the Polaribacter batillariae genome harbors these coding sequences:
- a CDS encoding HesA/MoeB/ThiF family protein — MKPTKKQLFKRQLTLSEIGEVGQEKLQNASVLVVGCGGLGSPIAVYLASSGIGKLHLVDFDTVDITNLHRQVFYCLDDVDRPKAEVLSKFIKKRAPFTEVTFSNNPITKSTVFELIENIDIIVDGTDSLPTKYLLNDACVIKNKPLVYGSLYKFDGYVATFNVLQKDGSYSTNLRDAFPEMATDIPNCEEAGTLNAIVGMIAMQQVNEVLKLVTGIGKPLTNQLRIYNTLQNTELKMKLKPVFLKDKIAKLFKVQTYVDFACAGQNPDWQISPEELKKRLSFRAESKNLEIIAVLNNLKLPFEVQQTIHINNFDADKIKVDKSKTYVMVCQRGFNSYRATVKLKNKYPDLKVLNLTGGISSYK, encoded by the coding sequence AACAACTTTTTAAACGTCAACTCACTTTGTCTGAAATAGGAGAAGTTGGGCAAGAGAAACTACAAAACGCATCTGTTTTGGTCGTTGGTTGTGGTGGTTTAGGAAGCCCGATTGCAGTTTATTTGGCTTCAAGTGGCATTGGAAAATTGCATTTAGTAGATTTCGATACGGTAGATATTACCAATCTTCACAGGCAAGTTTTTTATTGTTTAGATGATGTAGATCGACCCAAAGCGGAAGTTTTATCAAAATTTATTAAAAAAAGAGCACCTTTTACAGAAGTAACTTTTAGTAACAATCCAATTACAAAGTCAACTGTTTTTGAGTTGATAGAAAATATAGATATTATTGTAGATGGAACAGATTCTTTGCCCACAAAATATTTGTTAAACGATGCTTGTGTTATTAAAAATAAACCTTTAGTTTACGGTTCTTTGTATAAGTTCGATGGTTATGTGGCTACGTTTAATGTCTTACAAAAAGATGGAAGTTATTCCACAAATTTAAGAGATGCGTTTCCAGAAATGGCAACAGACATTCCAAATTGCGAAGAAGCTGGAACGTTAAATGCAATTGTGGGCATGATTGCCATGCAACAAGTAAATGAAGTTTTAAAATTGGTTACAGGCATTGGAAAACCATTAACAAATCAACTTCGTATATATAATACGTTGCAAAACACCGAGTTAAAAATGAAGTTAAAACCTGTTTTTTTGAAAGATAAAATTGCGAAACTTTTTAAAGTACAAACCTATGTAGATTTTGCTTGTGCAGGTCAAAATCCTGATTGGCAAATATCTCCAGAAGAATTAAAAAAACGTTTGTCATTTCGAGCGGAGTCTAAAAATCTAGAAATTATAGCGGTTTTAAATAATTTAAAACTGCCTTTTGAGGTGCAGCAAACCATTCATATTAATAATTTTGATGCAGATAAAATTAAAGTTGATAAAAGCAAAACCTATGTAATGGTTTGCCAACGTGGTTTTAACAGTTACAGAGCTACTGTAAAATTGAAAAATAAATACCCAGATTTAAAAGTGCTGAATTTAACTGGCGGAATTTCGAGTTACAAATAA
- a CDS encoding MutS-related protein, with amino-acid sequence MKKPLEFYTNHKAELEAKTKELKKKSANLSVFRFAVFLATCFLIYLTFGKYPDVFIIAFLGLLLFGFLVTKHVNLKRKRNILAEKIKINTVEVEVLNRNFCHLETGSAFINPAHFYSNDIDLFGNGSFFQYINRTKTKDGKGVLANCLTENNTATILEKQEMLKELSGKVKWRQHFSALASLVATNSTSKAIVRWISGYNSVFPKFLKTLQIIFTIASLVLIGLVSFGLIPFTYIVIWFFVGLFITGRFVLKINHLYTEASKARDTFKQYYPLLNVIENEAFTSKILKEKQQTINSENKKASAIFKEFARILDTFDQRNNIIIAIFGNGLFLTEIYNVCKVEKWIFSYKHTVESWFEVVAFFDAKNSLANFAFNHPKFIFPEITSEKSVIKATNLGHPLLNVAKRIDNDFNINKEEFFIVTGANMAGKSTFLRTVSLSIVMANCGLPVCAESFQYYPIKLITSMRTTDSLTEDESYFYSELKRLKFIVDEIEDEDYFIILDEILKGTNSKDKAIGSKKFVEKLTKSKSTGIIATHDVSLCTLEDEFFGIKNYYFDAEINNNELHFDYKLKNGICKNMNASFLLKKMEIV; translated from the coding sequence ATGAAAAAACCTTTAGAATTTTATACAAATCATAAAGCAGAATTAGAAGCAAAGACGAAAGAGTTAAAAAAGAAATCAGCCAATTTAAGTGTATTTAGATTTGCCGTTTTTTTAGCGACTTGTTTTTTAATTTACTTGACTTTTGGGAAATATCCAGATGTGTTTATCATCGCTTTTTTAGGACTTTTATTGTTTGGTTTCTTAGTAACAAAACATGTAAATCTTAAAAGAAAAAGAAATATTCTTGCAGAAAAAATTAAAATTAATACTGTTGAAGTTGAAGTTTTAAATAGAAATTTTTGTCACTTGGAAACAGGCTCTGCATTTATAAATCCTGCACATTTTTATAGCAATGATATCGATTTATTTGGCAACGGTTCTTTTTTTCAATATATAAATAGAACCAAAACAAAAGACGGAAAAGGAGTTTTAGCAAACTGCTTAACAGAAAACAATACAGCTACTATTTTAGAGAAACAAGAAATGTTAAAAGAACTTTCAGGGAAAGTAAAATGGCGTCAGCATTTTTCTGCTTTGGCAAGTTTGGTTGCTACAAACAGTACTTCAAAAGCTATTGTTAGGTGGATTTCTGGTTACAATTCTGTTTTTCCGAAATTTTTAAAAACGCTTCAAATTATTTTTACGATTGCTTCTTTGGTGTTAATTGGGTTGGTTTCTTTTGGGTTAATTCCTTTCACTTATATAGTTATTTGGTTTTTTGTTGGCCTTTTTATTACTGGTAGATTTGTACTAAAAATAAACCATTTATATACAGAAGCCAGCAAAGCAAGAGATACGTTTAAGCAATATTACCCATTATTAAACGTAATTGAAAATGAAGCATTTACTTCAAAAATTTTAAAAGAGAAACAGCAAACAATTAATTCAGAAAACAAAAAAGCCTCTGCTATTTTTAAAGAATTTGCTCGAATTTTAGATACTTTCGACCAAAGAAATAACATTATTATCGCAATTTTTGGAAATGGATTGTTTCTAACAGAAATTTACAATGTTTGTAAGGTAGAAAAATGGATTTTTAGCTACAAACATACAGTTGAAAGCTGGTTTGAAGTTGTTGCTTTTTTCGATGCTAAAAATTCGTTGGCAAATTTTGCATTTAATCATCCAAAATTTATTTTTCCAGAAATTACTTCAGAAAAAAGTGTGATTAAAGCGACCAATTTAGGGCATCCTTTGTTAAATGTTGCTAAAAGAATTGATAATGATTTCAACATTAATAAAGAAGAGTTTTTTATTGTTACAGGTGCAAATATGGCTGGAAAAAGTACATTTTTAAGAACGGTTTCTTTATCTATAGTGATGGCAAATTGTGGTTTGCCAGTTTGTGCAGAAAGTTTTCAATATTATCCCATAAAATTGATAACAAGTATGCGAACTACAGATTCTTTAACAGAAGACGAGTCGTATTTTTATTCAGAATTAAAACGCTTAAAATTTATTGTTGATGAAATTGAAGACGAAGATTACTTTATTATTTTAGATGAAATTTTAAAAGGAACCAACAGTAAAGACAAGGCAATTGGCTCTAAAAAGTTTGTAGAAAAACTTACAAAATCGAAATCGACAGGAATTATTGCCACACACGATGTAAGTTTATGTACTTTAGAAGATGAATTTTTTGGAATTAAAAATTATTATTTTGATGCAGAAATTAACAATAACGAATTGCATTTTGACTACAAATTAAAAAACGGAATTTGTAAAAACATGAACGCTTCTTTTTTACTGAAAAAGATGGAGATCGTTTAA